The DNA sequence GTTCCTGGCGGGAAGGCCAATCCTGGCCCGCCCCTCGGTCCGGAACTCGGACCGACGCCCGTGAACGTGCAGGACGTCGTCAGCGAGATCAACGAGCAGACCGCCGCGTTCGACGGTATGGAAGTCCCAATCACCGTCGAGTACGAGGACGACGGCTCGTTCACCATCGAAGTCGGTGTCCCGCCGACGGCCGCGCTCATCAAGGACGAGGTCGGATTCGAGAGTGGCAGCGGCGAGCCGCAGAAGAACTTCGTCGCTGACATGAGCATCGAACAGGTGAAGAAGGTCGCCGAGCAGAAGATCTCGGACCTCCTCGCCTACGACGTGAAGAACGCCGCGAAGGAAGTCGCCGGGACGTGTGCCTCCCTCGGTGTCACCATCGAAGGCAACGACGCCCGCGAGTTCAAGAAGCGCGTCGACGAGGGCGAGTACGACGACGTTCTCCTCGCATAAGCGACCAGGCGACCTCTCTTCGTCTTACGTTTCCGACCGGCGAGCGACGGCTCCGTCCGCCGCTCGCTGACGACTGACCGTTCACTCTCCGGTGCCAACCAACCGAACCGCCTTCCCCGGCGTCTCGTCGGTCGCCCGACTCGTGAAGACGACGCCGTCGTCGACGAGCGGGTCGCAGCTGACCCACCCCGCGACGTCGACGGACCACACCGCCGCACCGTCGGCTTTGTCCAGTGCGTAGAGGTTGGTGTCGTACGACCCGACGAGGACGTGGTCGCGCGTCACGGTCGGACAGCCGACGATGTAGCCGCCGGTCCGAAAGTGCCACTCCTCCTCGCCGCTCGCGGCATCGAATGCCCGGAGGAAGCCGTCGTGGCCGCCGATGTAGACGGTTTCCGAATCGGTGTCGACCGACGCTCCGCCCATGACGAGGTCGTCGGTCGCGACCGCCCAGTCCTCTTTTCCTGTTTCGAGGTCGACGCGGTAGACCGACTCGTCC is a window from the Halogranum gelatinilyticum genome containing:
- a CDS encoding 50S ribosomal protein L11; its protein translation is MAGTIEALVPGGKANPGPPLGPELGPTPVNVQDVVSEINEQTAAFDGMEVPITVEYEDDGSFTIEVGVPPTAALIKDEVGFESGSGEPQKNFVADMSIEQVKKVAEQKISDLLAYDVKNAAKEVAGTCASLGVTIEGNDAREFKKRVDEGEYDDVLLA